The Methanobrevibacter sp. region TTTTCAATATCGGATTTTCCGTCTTCCTTAATTCTTAATGCTGCTTCAACAACAAGATCAGCCAAATGTTCTTTAGCATAATCTGATCCTTTACCGCTCATTGCAGTAACAGCGACCTTTTTAAGGGTTTCTTTATCATTAGCATCAACAGCAATTCCTTGTAAAAGTTCTACAGCTTTTTCTGTTGCATTTCTAAATCCTTTTACAACAACGGATGTTGAAATTCCATCTTCTAACAATTCTTCAGCTTTAGATAACAATTCTCCAGCAATTACAACAACAGAAGTAGTTCCGTCACCGACAATGTCTTCTTGTTTTTTAGCAGTTTCTACAAGCATTCTTGCTGCAGGTTGTGCGATATCCATTTCACGCATAATAGTTGCACCATCATTAGTTACAGTAATGTCGCCTAATGAATTAACTAACATTTTATCCATACCTTTAGGACCTAAAGTAGTTCTTACAATACCTGCTAAAACTTTAGCTGCAGTGATATTCATTCTTAAAGCATCTCTTTTTGAATATCTTTCAGTTCCTTCCGGAAGGATAAAAATTGGTTGGTTTGCCATTTTTCAATCACCTTTAAAATTTTCTATAAAAATATAAAACTAATTTTTTATACATATATAATATGGATTAGAAGTTATATAAAAACATTACTTCTTAAAATAACTTTAGGTGTTTTAATGTATGATGATATAATAAATGAAATCAAATTGAATTTAGGTGAAAATAAGGATTTAAACAGAAAATACTTAGTATCCCAGCTTGAAAAATATAAAAATCATCCATATAATGAAGAGATTACCAAGGAAATCGGACGTATGATGTGGGATTGTCTGAGTGATGAAGAAAAACAGGAATTTATTGAAATTTCTGAAAATGAAACTCCAATAATTGATATTTTAGAAGAGATATCTCCACTTATTGAAGACAGGCAGTACGGCGAGGCATTGGAAAAACTTGACGGTTTTATGAAAAGTTTTCCGGGAATGTTTGAAAATGATTATGTAAATGAATATCACTATTTTACAAATCCTTTGGAAGAAAATATATTTAATGAATATGTTGGTGCAAAAAAACAAGTCAGATATATACCTGACAGCCATCCGCTGCTTGATTTATACTATGTATACGGATTTTTACTTCTTGAATCAAACAACCTGAAAGAATCTGAAAAATATCTTAAAAAAGCTTTGGAGATTAATCCCGTCTCTTCAAGAGTGCTTCTGGAGTTATCTGAAATTTATAAAAGCAAAACATCAACCTTAAATAAATTCTGTTTCTACACCATACAGGCACTTAAGTATGCATATTACCCTCGCGATTTGGCAAGATCTTATAGAAATTTAGGTTATTATTATATTGAGGAAGAGGATTATGAAACTGCAACTGCATTATACAATTATAGTATGAGATATGAATTAAGTCCGCTTGCACATGTGGAGCTTCAATATATTAAATCCAAAGGAATAAACATTGAATTGAGCCTGGAAGAAACCATTTCAATCTTAAAGAATAAAAATATACCTGCTGGCCCCAATCCTTTTATCTTAAACACAATGCATGAATTATCAGATAGATACAGTGAAGAGCAGGCATTGAATCAGGCATTATATTTTTATGAACTGGAATATGACCTGACACATAGTGATAAGATTCTCGAAAAGATCAATAATATCCTACGAATAATAAATCATTAAATAATATATTATATATAATAATATAATAGGTGATTTCAAATGTGTTCAAGTGGAGGGCCAATGGCTGACATTGATTTAAAAAAATTGAAAACAAAAAAATATCATTGCAAAGACTGTGGAAATACTTTTAAAGGTCTTGGAAAAAAAGTAGTTTGTCCATCCTGCCAAAGTGACAATGTAGAACTTCAAGAGTAAAATTATTTACTCTTCTTTATTTTTTTAAGGATACCATGAATATTAATCTTAAAGATAATGAAATATTATTTCTTGAAGGAGAAACCGGAATGGTCGGTGTTGTTAAGGTGGCATATGAAAATAAAATGTTATTTATTGCAACACAGGACAATGAAGAAATAGTTCAATTTTTGGAATCTGATGACATAATAGCCGTATCCAACTTTAAAAAAGATAAAAGGGCAATCCGTTCACAGGCTTATCTGAGCCGTGAGGAATCATCCCCCCTCGTTATTCTAAACAAAAACCACCCTTCAACCAAACGTTTAGAAACTGTTATTTCCATTGGAAGTCAGGTTAACCTTAATTGCAACATTATTCCCGGAACACACCCTGAACAAAATGTTTTATGTTCTTGCGATAGCTTGTCAGGACTTGAAATAAGAAAAACAGAAACTGGAATCAGATTAAATAAGGAATTTGATGATTTCACAATAGAAGATTTTTAGGTAGAAATATATGTTTATTGAATCATTTTATACATTTTTAGGACAATTAGTAGTTTTTCTGGCTATTCTTATAGTAATCTCATTTATTGTGGTTTTAATTTTAGGAATCTTAATAGCGAGAAAAAATCAAATCAAGTTTCCAAGATTCCTGCTGTTTGCCGTTGATTCAATGTATTTCCCTTTTAAGTCACTGGCAAAACTTTTAAAGATTGACGAATATTTAATTGATGACATTGCAATTAAAGTCAGAGACGAACTGAACAAGGAAAAGTTCAAGTCAGTTCCTGCTGAAAAAACATTGATTTTTTTGCCTCATTGTTTAAGACACAGAGACTGTCCTGCAACACTTCAAAAAGAAGGATTGAATTGTACTGAATGCGGATTATGTTCAATTGGAGTAATTAAGAAAAAAGCCGAACCCCTTGGGTATAAATTATATATTGTTCCAGGATCCAGTTTTGTTAAAAAAATAGTAATGGAAAGCAAATTCAAAGCAGTAATCGGCGTTGCTTGTCATGAAGATTTAAATCAGATGATGATGCTATTGTCTGACTTTTGCCCTCAGGGAGTCTTACTTGAAAGAACTGGGTGTTTTGAAACAAAAGTAAATGTTAAAAAAGTATTTGAAAAAATAGATTCAAAACACTAATCATCAAAATATCTCATAAACTCCATGGATTCCTGGGTTTGCTCAAATTCCTTTATAAAATCATTTAAATCTTTTATAAACTCTTTTTTTCGCAAATCCAAATCTTCAATTTGAGAATAATCTTTTTTAACAGATAAAGACATTATAATATCATCAGTTTCCAGGGTGATTTCAGGATACAGTTCATCGATAAAATCATCCAAAATTATCCTCTCCCAAGTTCCTGATGAGCTCTTGCAAGGTGTCCTGCAGCCAATGCTCCAACAAGAGATAGCTCACCTGCTAAAACAGTACATGCAACGATTTCTGCAAATTCACGTGCTTTACCTGAACCTGCAACACCAAGAATTTCCAATCCTTCATGAGCAACTTCAAGACCTGTTCCGCCACCAACAGTGGCCACAGGCAAATCCGGCAAGTTAACTGAGAAGTACAAATCACCATTTCTGTTTTCTGCAGTAGTAATACCTAATGAACCTTCAGCAACATGTGCAGGGTCCTGACCTGTCGCTAAAAATAAAGCTGCAACCATATTTGCATAATGGGCATTGAAGGCCATACTTCCGGCAGCTGCTGAACCGATCAGGTTTTTGGCAGTGTTTACCTCAACAATTGCTTCTGCTGTGGTTTTGAG contains the following coding sequences:
- a CDS encoding DUF116 domain-containing protein; translation: MFIESFYTFLGQLVVFLAILIVISFIVVLILGILIARKNQIKFPRFLLFAVDSMYFPFKSLAKLLKIDEYLIDDIAIKVRDELNKEKFKSVPAEKTLIFLPHCLRHRDCPATLQKEGLNCTECGLCSIGVIKKKAEPLGYKLYIVPGSSFVKKIVMESKFKAVIGVACHEDLNQMMMLLSDFCPQGVLLERTGCFETKVNVKKVFEKIDSKH